The halophilic archaeon DL31 nucleotide sequence ATATAGTACTCCAGCGAACGGATGGTTTCTTCATCGTCTGTCGGCCATTTTCCGGTACTACGCACGCCAAATCCCTGTTCTCGAAGAAATTCAAGAATGGTCTGTCCGTACAGCTCTTTGGACTTGTTGTTCAGTCCTTGGGCGGAGTACCGTGTATTCGCGGTGATATACTCCCACGACGGTTCGTGATCTTGCGGCAAATTATCTAGTTGAAACTGTTCGTGGAGAATTGCGGGTAGTTGCTCTTTAAGCGTTTTTCGCCCGATACGTTCCCTGGTCATTGGCCTGCGGTTTCCTCTTGTTGTGCCTGCTCCAGATCTTCTAAAATGCGTTCAGCGTCATACGCGAAGGGAAGATCACTCGCTGCTAGGGCTTCCAGATCGTCCCGCAATTCTTCTGCAGTCTCGATGGCCGACTGTCGGGTATCGGAGGCCTCAGGGTTCATGTCGACCCCCTCTTCGCCACCACTCGGCCGATGTTGTTCAAATTTATAGCCATTCTAATTTTTACTGGCTAGTGATTTTACCCACTATAGTTTAAAGCCTTGGCGTACAAGAAGGAGATACGAATATGCCAAACGACTCTTCGGACACAACCGACGACGATAACGAGACGATTGGGAATTTAGAGCGAAGTAGTCATTCGGCAGAGGAACAACCAGATGTGACCGACGGGATGTCGGACGAAGACAGGACAGACACAAACATCGGCTCCTACGCAGAACCAGACGGCAATATCGGAGCTGACCTCGATACCGCGAAGGTCAGGGACTTCTTCGAAAAGAAAGGTGCAGTCGAAATCCTCGCCCAACTCGCTGACGGGTCCAAACGATTCAGCGAGATTGATGAAGCGCTTGTGGTGAGTCACGGCACGATCGCCACCCGTCTCACCGACGGGGCCAAACTCGGCCTCTGGCGTGAATTTATGACCTACCCTGACGACGGCGGGAAAATCAAATTGTACGAACTGGTGCCTGGCGCGCAGCACCTCGCTGCACTCACAGAAGACGAGAACATTGGTCAAACCACCAAACAACTACGACAAGCACACGAACAGCACGCAGACGCCGTTACAAATTTCAGAGACAAGATCCAGCCAGCGGACTCAGAGACATAGTTCACCTCCCCTCACCGTCGCCAATTTCACAGATTCCAACACTCCTACTGCGATGCTCCCGGGTCAACGATCCGTTCGAGGTTGAACAACTGCAGGTCGTCACGATCAGCGGCTGCCTCACGAACAGAGTCCGTGAACCCGTTTCGGGCGAACAGCGCATACTCGTGTTCGACTTCGCTCCCATCAGGCGACCATCGAATCTCATCAGTATGGTCTTCAAGCGAGGCGAGTGCGCTGTAATCGAGAGGCGCGGACGTGAACTTACACTCGCCCGTCACCATCTTCCCGTCGGCAGCGAGCCCGACCACATCCACCTCGTATTCGTTATACCACCAGCGGCCGATGTCGGTAAACATCGTTTCAGGATACAGGTCAGGCAGAATATCCTGACAGCGGGTTTCGAATGCTCTGCTCACGAAGTCCGCCAGATCCGGTTCGATGACCGTCTCGTAGGCGTCAGCACCTAACCGTTCGTAGCGGTCTTCGTTTCCATAGACGAACCGGAACCAAAACCGGAACAACGGATCGAGAATCCGGTACCGACCACGGCGTGACCTGGTCTTGTCCTCGGTCACCGGTACCTCTCGTTCGACCAGTCGCAGTCGCTCCAGTTTCTGCGTGTACGTCGAAATTTGCTTGCCATCGATCCCGACCGTTTGCGCGATTTCATTCGATGTCGTGTTCCCGGCCGCAATCGCTTTCAGAATAGCAAAGTACCGGTTCGGCTCGGTCAGCTCAGTACGAAGCACGTACTCCGGCTCGTCATGCAGGAACCCCTGCCGTGACAGCAGCGACTGCTGGATGACTGTTCCAAGATCGTTGTCCATATCGACGCCATCCAGATAGTACGGCGTCCCACCAAACACACCCCACG carries:
- a CDS encoding ATPase (KEGG: hla:Hlac_2804 ATPase), with the translated sequence MERFVDREDELSRLRGCYDSDDADMVVIFGRRRLGKTELVRESLEDRDDAVLYQATETTRQIQLDAFVDVAAESIPGIDRIEGEWESLLGYLADQDAVIVLDEFPYLIDADESLPSVIQRLWDQELRDTGVTLILVGSSISMMEEATLLGNSPLYGRFTEKIDLRQLDFAAARTFFPESYSAEQLFLAWGVFGGTPYYLDGVDMDNDLGTVIQQSLLSRQGFLHDEPEYVLRTELTEPNRYFAILKAIAAGNTTSNEIAQTVGIDGKQISTYTQKLERLRLVEREVPVTEDKTRSRRGRYRILDPLFRFWFRFVYGNEDRYERLGADAYETVIEPDLADFVSRAFETRCQDILPDLYPETMFTDIGRWWYNEYEVDVVGLAADGKMVTGECKFTSAPLDYSALASLEDHTDEIRWSPDGSEVEHEYALFARNGFTDSVREAAADRDDLQLFNLERIVDPGASQ
- a CDS encoding hypothetical protein (KEGG: hla:Hlac_2803 hypothetical protein); the protein is MPNDSSDTTDDDNETIGNLERSSHSAEEQPDVTDGMSDEDRTDTNIGSYAEPDGNIGADLDTAKVRDFFEKKGAVEILAQLADGSKRFSEIDEALVVSHGTIATRLTDGAKLGLWREFMTYPDDGGKIKLYELVPGAQHLAALTEDENIGQTTKQLRQAHEQHADAVTNFRDKIQPADSET